GTGTCTGTGAATTTTGATGGAAAAAACACTAGTATTGTGAACCGTGCTAAGAAAAAGTCAACTAAGAAAAATAAATCCGACCTTTACGAATATTCAAAACGGCGCCAAGGAGCATATGTTCGCAGGTGAAAAGGTTAAATTATGAATGTAAAAAAATGAGAAAATATTGTCATGTATATGTTCATGTCCTTTTCCGTGTCTgatttttcatgaaaaaaacacaAGCGCAAATTGTACTAAGAAAAATAGTCTATTGGTCCTAAAAGAGCCCTTCTAGAGTACAATTTTTCTTTTGCCTAGATTACACACTTATTTGTTCACGAAACTTCACAGGCAGATAAGAGACATGAACATGTGTGTTGTAGAAAACAATCTTTTTTACAGTTACACTATTCATCCTGGAGCCAAAATGTTTTCCCCTTCGATACCGTTTGTGAATGGAGTGAAGTAACTACAGTACATTTGTAGCACAATTAAATCTATTATTAAACAAAACACTTGCGCTTTTGCCACCNNNNNNNNNNNNNNNNNNNNNNNNNNNNNNNNNNNNNNNNNNNNNNNNNNNNNNNNNNNNNNNNNNNNNNNNNNNNNNNNNNNNNNNNNNNNNNNNNNNNNNNNNNNNNNNNNNNNNNNNNNNNNNNNNNNNNNNNNNNNNNNNNNNNNNNNNNNNNNNNNNNNNNNNNNNNNNNNNNNNNNNNNNNNNNNNNNNNNNNNNNNNNNNNNNNNNNNNNNNNNNNNNNNNNNNNNNNNNNNNNNNNNNNNNNNNNNNNNNNNNNNNNNNNNNNNNNNNNNNNNNNNNNNNNNNNNNNNNNNNNNNNNNNNNNNNNNNNNNNNNNNNNNNNNNNNNNNNNNNNNNNNNNNNNNNNNNNNNNNNNNNNNNAACACCCTAACATGCTTCTCCATCCAACAAAGTTTCTTCCTCGGTTCCCATCGCGAATGCCAATGGCTTCGACAACCTCATGCCCCGAAATACGTTGTCGCGAGGTGTTCTCTTAGATCATCCACAAGTTTTAGAGGCAAGTTCTAAATTGGGATCCACCGCCCAAATGCTTGAAGTGGTGTTCATCACCCTAGCCAAATGGGCGCGAATATGTATAGATAAGCTCGGTATGTATGAATGTTCTTTCAATATTAGTTTGACCGTGCGCAGTGATACACCGATCATAACATCGATGTAGGACGCGCATGAGGCTTCCATCAGCTTGGTTGGGGGTCCCCACGTATGGTATTAGCAATATCAAAGGGGTTTCATTACCATCAAGCAAATGGGACATAACTAATCCAACTATCAATATAATTTTCTCTCGAAAATAGTCTTTTGTGCATAAAAATAGTTTAGACCAGTATAATGCATGTATGAGTTGAACATGATCGAAGTGAGTGTTTACCAGGCTCAACAAGGTCTTCAATGTCCTCAGGTCAATTCTTTAACATCCTCAAATCCTTTAGAATGTTCGTTTTTCTACTCGCTAGAAAAAATTAAAACAACACATAATAAATAAACATTGCATACGAGGACTCCTAAAATTATAAAATTAGTATCATCGAAAACAGGGTTAGATGGACTTAGGAAAATGAATTAATGAATTAATGCATTTGGAGTTGTGGATATtcaattatgattttccaaagtttttctGAATTATGAAAAATGAAAAGGGTATTGTTCATATCGGCCGAACTGGCGTCCCAAACTACGGAACATGCTGGGGGGACTAACGTTAAAAGCGCGAGATAGAAATACGTCTTTAGTCAACAAACGGGTATATGTCTATAACAGAAAAGCTATTATGCTTTGCTTTTCCTTAAGGACAAACGTATTCACGACTTGACATGTTATAACACGCTGACAGGTGGAGCCTACCTatcgaatcagagagagagagagagagagagagagagagagagagagagagagagagagagagagagagatgggaaaCAGGAAACAGGGAAGGTGGCAACGATGAGGCTCACCGACGGTGGAGTAGCGGGCGGTAGGGTTGGGAGAGGCCCTCCTCTTCGCCTTCCCGGCCTTACGGTGATGAGGATTCATAGACAATCATCAAAATGCATCGAACACTTCTTTTAATTACATGAATATTTTGGCCAATATGTGTCGAACAATTTTCTAAATGACATGAAGATTTTTCCAAAGAATATGCCAAACACTTTTTGTAACTACATTAAGATTTATAATTgcataaacatttttaaaatgtatTGGACACTTTTCAAATTACATGAACTTTCTTGAATGATTGCACCACCCTTTTAAATACATGATTTTATCTTTCAAACACTTCTTAATTGCATAATTACTTTTCTAATTGCTTCTTTTTAATGCCTTGATTTTTTCAACTACATACAATTTTTAAAATGGTCCGGACCCTTTCTCTAATTACATGAATGTATTTTCAAAGATGTTTCAAACATCTTTTTCATCCATATGAATAATTTTATAATTTATTAAGtaatttttaaaatacatgaacaATTTGGAATTACATGATTTCTTAAATGGTTGGAACACTTTTTTGAATggcatgaacattttaaaaaaactTGTTGATCATTATTTTAATTACATGAGTGTTTTTATAATTGCATAAAGAATGAACCAAATATTAATTTAAGTACATTAACTTGTTTTAAAAAATGTAGCAAACACTTTTTTAATTCAATCAGTTTTTAATAATTACTTAAACATTTTGAAATTCATCAGACAGTTCTAAAGTTACAAAACTTTTTCAAATAGTTTGAACACTTTTTAAATTACATGAATTAATGTTTCAAACTTTTTTTGCAATAATGTTTCAAAAACCTTTTTAATTACATGAATATTTTTGTAATTGCATAAACACTTTGTACATTAAATTATTTCCATTAAATGATCTGAATATTGTTTTAAAATTACATGAAACCCAGCATGCTCGGCAAGAACATTCTTTTTGTAAAATGACGGCAAGAACATTTCATCTTCTTTTGCTTTCTTTTTTTGAGGGGGTCTTCTGCTTTTTTTTAGATGAGCAAGAACACTCCATCTCGGTGGACCGGCCACGAATGCAGCTTCATGGGCCGCTGGGCAACCAGCTTTCCGAGATTTGGTAGGCCCAAGGTTTCTTACTCCACCAGCCACCTCCACACCGGAGCTCCCCCTCCATTCCGGCCAAAACCCTCGCCTCCGGTCGCCGCCATGGCCGCGAGCGTCGAGCAAGTCCTTGGGTGGTTCCCCGGCATCGAAGCCATCACCAGAATCAGGGTCGCCTCCCTCTCCGCCGTCCCGGGATACGCCGGCGAGGACCGCATCAGCGCcctccaagaccacctcctccGCGACATCGTGTCCCGCCTCCCCGTCAAGGACGCCGCCCGCACGGCCGCGCTAGCCTCCCGCTGGCGCCACCTCTGGCGCTCCACGCCGCTCGTCATGTACGACGCCCACCTCCTCCCGGCCGGCGACCCCGCgcgcgtcgccgccgtcgcccgcaTCCTCGCCGACCACCCGGGCCCCTTCCGCACCATCAGCATCACCTGCTGCAATTTCGCGTCGCACGAGCGCGAGCTCGCCGAGTGGCCGCGCCTCCTCGCCGCCAAGGGCGTCCAGGACCTCGTCCTCGTCAACAAGCCCGCCGACGACGAACGCCTCCCCGTCGTCCCCGCCGACATCCTCCGCTGCGCCTCGCTCCGGCGCCTCTTCATGGGGTTCTGGACGTTCCCGGACACCGGCGTCAGCCCACCCGGTGGAGGCGCAGACGGATTTCCACACCTCCGGGAACTCACCTTGTTCGGCACCGACGACATGCTCGGCGGCGACCTCGACCGCTTGCTCGCTTCCAGCCCCGTTCTCGACACCCTCGCGCTCGTCCTCAGCCCAACCTGCGAGCGCGTCCACCTCCGCAGCCAAAGCCTCAAGTGCGTGCTCCTCTGGGAGTACTTCCTGAAGGAGGTCCTCGTCATGGACGCCCCGCTCCTGGAGCGGCTCATTCTGTGGAAAACCATTGATGGTGAGGACGAACCGGTGGCTGTGAGGGTCAGCATTGCTGACGCGCCCAAGCTGCGGGTGCTGGGTTACTTGGAGCCGAGAATTCACCAGCTGCAGATTGGCGAGAATGTCATCAAGGTACTACCTTTCAATGCATCTCACTTTCAGTAATGGCATTCCATATTCCAATCTGTATCCACATTTTAAGATAATAGAAGGAGCATGGCCTCTTCATTATGCGTGAATCTTGTATGTGATCATTGTACCAACGGAATGAAGTATGATCTCTCTTTCTCTTGGTGCATTGCATTGCAGCCTGATACAATGGTGAGCCCAAGCACCGTGTTTCCAAGCGTCAAGACATTGGCCTTGAAGGTGAACTTTGGTGTCTTTGAGGAGGTCAAGATGCTGGCCAGCGTCCTCAGATGCTTTCCTGAAGTTGACAGGCTGCACATCGAGGTGACTTCTTCGTATCCTCCTGCACTGCACATTCCTTCAGTCAGCCGTTCAGCATTCATATAACAGATTATCTATCACTGAGGTGATTAAACTACTGTCCATTTTTACCATTTTGCAGTCTGTCACGGCCGATGAACCCACTGGAATGCACCATGCCGAGTTCTGGCAAGAGGTCCATCCTATCGAATGTGTGAAGTCACATGTCAAGAAGGTGGTTATCCATGAATTCCGCGGAAAACAAGGCGAAAACGAATTCCTCAAGTTTGTTAGCAGCAGTGCAGAGAAGCTGCGGTCTTTGCTTGTTGTGATTACCCAAGAAATGTTTGCGTCGGCATGGGATTTCTCAATTTCATTGCCAAATGAGGTGAATGAGGTGATTGTCAAAGCAGGGGCTCTGACGCGTGGAGCATGGGCCTGCGAGGACTGTCAACTGGTGGTGGCGGGTCCTAAAGTGGTGGATGGTTGGAACTTCCGCAGAGCGTTTGATCCCTGTGTTAAGGACCCTTTCCGCTGATGCACTTGAAGAAGCAGAGCACTCCTTCAGGTACCATGAACAGCTGCAAGTGTTCAAGTTAGCTGAAACTGATGTTTAATTTGACATGTTATGCACTGTGTGTTATCAACATTGATCTGCCTTTGATGCTGATAGAAGTAAAAGACATGCAGTTAGTTACATCTTGAGAATTTATATTGCTTTTACTATCCTAGTATCATTTTTCTTTGTAGTGCTCCTTTTTCTGTTTCATCCAGCACTGGCTAGGCAGCATTCCATGGCTTGCAGATATCATATATGTGCCGATCACCTCTGCCAATTCAACCCAGAGTATACAATGCTCTAGACAGGTTGATGAATTAGCCCCTGGATCATGGTTAGGTCCACTGTGCTGCTGGCTGAGTTTTAGTTTTCTTGGTTGCTCCATAGGCTTGTAATACGTGCCTTGACTATTTTCTCTAGTGTTTGGCAAGCAAAACTATCATGGATGTTTGTTTAAGCTTATTCTGTGTGATCAGGAGGACTCGATCGGGGCTTGTTAGGGTAGGTACGAATCAATTGGTTTGATGTGCTGATGATGCTAGCGATGAGCAGTAGCAGCATATATTCGCCTCAGAAAAGAAGTTGCAGCAGTACATAACACTTGTCTAGACCTTGACCTTGAGGACCATTTTCTGAAGAAGAAAAAACAAGTTGGGGAGATGCCTGTGACGGTCATATTTTCACTCAATAAATTACACACATCAGTACTGTCCAAATTTTTGTTGAACAATCACCGGGGGGTGGGGGGGAGGCCTGCGTTACATCAGAGAGTACAATGAGAGGAGAGGAATAGGTGCCAAGACATGGCGGCGTCCCTACTAACAGGGTCTTTGAACCTAAAGATCGAAAGCATGAAATCAGAGATTACATTCTGTAAGGTATCTGCAGCTGAGCGAGTCGCAGTAGTGTTCTAGTTTAAATTCTACCGATGTTGTAAATAGTTCAGTCAAATATTTTTGCCTCAATGATTGCTTCATGCCAACTCAGTGTGCAGCCACGCCTTCCAAGCATCCTAATCCTCACCAGTATCTGTGTATGTGCCTGTCACCATCGTCTGACCCTTATCCCAACAATTTGCTGCATTTTCCAACCTGTGGATATGCATGCCATTTAGCCTGTGACATATCTATCACTTTCCTGCCCCCTTAGCCCTCATTGCACATCCATAAAACCCACCTAGATACAAACCCAGAAGAAGGGCAGGGAATATTACATCCATGGCTGGGCTGCAGAGGTCTTCACGGACATTCAGGAGGTCAGGATCATCAGGCATGGTCTGGGGCGAGAGGCTCATGTCGGATGAGCATAGCCAGTGGACCTCGGGGGAACCAGAGTTCAGGGAGCTACGGCACTCCCGCAGCGTTGGGTCCGTCGGGGCGCAGCGCAGGCGCAACGATGGCACCGAGCGTGGCGGCCAGGCGTTCCGGACACGGCGTGTAGCCCCGGCCATGGATCCACCGTCGCCCAAGGTTCCTGGCTGCATCTTCTGTGGGATTTTCAGGAAGACAGCACCTTCACAGCCATCTAAGGCCAGAAGGTACCACTAGAGTGATCTGTGTATTTATCGACCGTATGTGTGACTGGGTTACCTGGTTCTGGAGCTTGTGAAGTTCAGGTCCATTGAGTATAtacatgctactccctccgttccatattaagTGTCACTGATTTAGTACAACACTTGATTCTTCAGCTGCCCACCTCTGTGCTTGTATCTGTACCTGGTATCCCCAGTTTTATTTTCTGCTCTTTAGTTGTAATTTCCTGgctggttgatggctttgttaattcaaagccgggctctgtCTCAAGCCTTCGTTCTAAAATAGTACAACACTTGATATGGAATTGAGGGAGTAGTACTCAGTGATACGCTCGTATAGTTGCATGCAGTTTGGATAAGTTTGAGCATATCTGTTTATTAAGGTGTTATGCATATTTTTGCTGATTTCTCTACCACTTGATAGTTTGCTGATGCAACTGCTTTCTTGAGTGACCGCCTCGTCTAGCTTTGTGCGCATGATAGAAATTGTGCATGTCGGCTGCAGCACATATCTTGTATAAGCCACTGTACATGAACATGATGTTTTCATTTGGTTCTGTATCTGGATCGTCTAAAGGTGACTATATTTGTAAATGTTGTCCGTGTATTTGTCTTGTTTGGAGGTCACTATATCCGTATGGTGCACATCCATGAGCCAATGTATGAATCGACCTACATTTGCGATGTGAGGAGGTATTCCATGAATTTGATTGGTTCTTATTATGTCTCTTGAAATGTTTTTATCTCTTCCATATGATCAATTAACCGAATTTTCATCTCATAAATTTCAACTGATTTTTTTCCTGAACTGTCTGCACTTTTTTTCGGCTGGGCAAGCTCTGTGCTGCTTGAGATGGGATTCTAGGTTGAGAATTGTTACCAAAGAGAGGTCGTTGAGAATTTGAGTGCTGTGAACACTGATTACGTAGGTAAAGTGGGCCTAATTGTTGATTATGAAGGAGGAAAGGCGATGCATAGACTGCGAGTAGGTTTAGCGGTTCTGGTGGTTTGCCTAAACAGTGATTGAAATGAGCAATTATGATCCATACCTAAGTACTTCCTCCGtacgaaaaagcttgtccctcaaatggatatatctagcactaacttgatgctagatacatccatccGAGGCACAAGCTTttccgggacggagggagtacaaatctgGAGGTTATTTCCCTATTTTGTATAGATTGAATGCCGTGTGTACTGAATGCACCCCACCCTCTGATATTGATGCCTTTTCAAATTTGGTGCTCTTCTATTCCAAGTTCAGAAGTTTGTTATGGATGCTTTAGCAGCCTGCTATAGTGCTAATTCTTGTGGCTTGCATGGCTGATGGAGATGTAGACAAAACGTCAGTATTTGCTTAATTCTTTATTacttcctccgtctcaaaataagttgtCTTAACTTTGTACGTATTAACTTTGACGGAGTATGACAATCTTGCTATAGTCATGCTGGTGGTCCAAAATATGGTTCGGTTGGCCAGCGGCTTAACCTGGGAAAATCCTGAAAGTCATGCTGGTAATTCTGGGCCCTAGGCGGGATTTGACGTCAATCAGTAGAGTATGTGCCCATAATTGAGGGACAAGACTGGTATGTGCACTAATAAAGCTTATCCATGAGTGGTATCCGGGTGGACAAGTTGACCTGATGCACTTCACATTTGGTTGGAGTGATGTGGCTTGTTACGTGTAGTACTCATTTGCTTTTAGCACGAAGCTGTATGGCCATCTCCAGGTTCAGGTTTCTAGAAGTAGTACTGAAACTTCAGATAATCCTAGAATTATGGCAGCCTTATGGTAACGAGGTCATCATAGGttgaaaaagaaaagagagaggaTATCCTCAGTGTCTTGTCTTTACAGTTGCTGATTAGCAAGCACTTAGCTGGGACGTCCATGTACTAAATGGAAGAAACAAAATTTGCATGTTGGACGAAGATGAGAGCAAGGACTAGTTGAACGTGTTATAATTGCTTTGCTTTTGTGTAGGTTCCTGTCACTATCCTTTGACCTTCATGCCACCCCACCCCTAGAGCTTTCTGGCAGTTACTGTCGTCTACATTCTCAGCTAGCTAGTCGCATGAAAAGACAAGCACTTGCTTTACCTACACCCATCCCAACTTTTCGTTTGCCTAAGTTTTATGTTCCTAACTGTTTTGATTCAATTGCTAGTAGAAATTGTGCCCATTTAGGCCTCTACTAGTAAGAGTTTTCGTCGTGTATGCTTGCACAGGTGTGCAGCCGTGGTTTTAGTTTACCACAGATGGTCGGTTTGTTACATGGGAAACGATTTCCGTCAGCCGGCTGATAATCACGCTACGTCCGCGGCCTCCGCTGCGTGCCACGCGTCCTCAGCATAAAGGCAAGTGCAGGCACCTATTTTAACAACAACGGTGTTGTTGCAAATCTTGACGGCGAACAACTACTGTGATGCGACGCGGCTTCGTTTCGTAGAAATAATCATGCAACAAGTCTTCGGTTGCAAAAGAAGCGCAACAAGACGGTTGTTGcagaaaaaatctaaaaaaaatataAGCAACAAAATGTCTGTTGCAATTTTTTTTGCAGCAAGACATATATTGCAAAAAGTTCTGCAATAAGATGTCTGTTGCAAGAATTTTTCGCAACAAGGCATGTGTTGCAATGGTGGATGATAACATCGGCCGCTGGATGCGTCAAATCTGACGGCTCGTGCTCGGCTGATCTTTTAAAAACATCAGCTGGTGGACGCGTAGCGCGACCCTTGTTACATTCAATTTGATGATTTTCCATGATGATTACACTCTGAAGTGGGTTAAAGTTCAATGATCTTTCTAAGATAAGAGAACGTTTACAAAATGGAAGCATTGCGAATATAAAAGTCATTTATGTATATTTTGCTCTTATTTAGGATTTGGTATGTTTGAGTAATTTCTGTATCCAAGCGACGACTAGGGTTCCGCCATGCCGCCAACCCCTACCTTCCGCATATGCTTTCAGATACTCTGCTTCTCGGGACAGGGCTACCGACACTGAGGCGGCGGCCTCAGTCGGAGAGGGTGGCCTACATCCGGAGGCGGGTGGTGTGCGCTGATGCTAGGGGTTGTTCCCCTCGGCTAGGTAGGAGCGAGGAAGCGGTGAGCATGGATCGCGGTATGGAGGGTGCCCCATCGTCCCCCGGCGCCAGACTTGAAGATGACGCCTTCGTCGTGTGCTACTTACTCCACCCAGTCGGGTCTGGCCAGATCTAATGGTTGGCTAgacgggtgatacgtccattttgcatcatgcttttatatcgatatttattgcattatgggctgttattacacattatgtcacaatatttatgcctattctctcttattttacaaggtttacataaagagggagaatgccggcagctgggaatctaggctggaaaaggagcaaatattagagacctattctgcacagctccaaaagtcctgaaacttcgcggaagtcattttcagaatatataaaaaatactgagcgcaagaagttccggaggggggccacaccctgcccacgagggtggggggcgcgccctacccccctgggtgtgccccctgcctcatgggccccctggtggccctccgatgcccatcttctgctgtatggagtctttcgatgaggaaaaaatcataagccagctttcgggacgagactccgccgccacgaggtggaactttggcggaaccaatctagggctctggcgaagctattctgctggggaaacttccctccgcgaGGGGAAAATcaacgccatcgtcatcaccaacgatcctctcattgggagggggtcaatctccatcaacatcttcaccagcaccatctcctctcaaaccctagttcatctcttgtatccaattcttatctccaagtctgggattggtacatgtgggttgctagtagtgttaattactccttgtagttgatgctagttggtttatttggtggaagatcatatgctcagatcctatatgcatactaatacccctctgattatgaacatgaatatgctttctgagtagttacgtttgttcctgaggacatgggagaagtcttgctattagtagtcatgtgaatttggtattcgttcgatattttgatgagatgtatgttgtctctcctctagtggtgttatgtgaacgtcgactacatgacacttcaccattatttgggcctggagggaggcattgggaagtaataagtagatgatgggttgctagagtgacagaagcttaaaccctagtttatgcgttgcttcgtaaggggctgatttggatccatatgtttcatgctatggttaggtttatgttaatacttcttttgtagttgcggatgcttgcaataggagttaatcataagtgggatgcttgtccaagtaaggacagcacccaagcaccggtccacccacatatcaaattatcaaagtaccgaacgcgaatcatatgaacgtgatgaaaactagcttgacgataattcccatgcgtcctcgggagcgcttttctctatataagaatttgtctaggcttgtcctttgctacaaaaaggattgggccaccttgctgcactttatttactttttttacttgttgcttgttacaaattatcttatcacaaaactatctgttacctataatttcagtgcttgcagagaataccttgttgaaaaccgcttatcatttccttctgctcctcgttgggttcgacactcttacttatcgaaaggactacgatagatcccctatacttatgggtcatcaaaactcttttctggcgctgttgccagggagtgaagcgcctttggtaggtggaatttggtaaggaaatttttatatagtgtgctgaaatttactgtcacttgttactatggaaagtaatccttgaggggcttgttcggggtatcttcaccccgaccagtagagcaaagagttgctcctcaacctattgaacctactgaaaatgaaaatgtctactttgagattccttcgggtatgatagaaaaactgctagctaatcattttgcaggagatggaacaatgcatcctgatgagcacctaatatatgtggatgaagtttgtggattatttaagcttgcaggtgtgcccgatgatgttattaaaaagaagttcttccctttatctttgaagggagatgcattgacatggtataggctatgtgatgatatgggatcatggcactacaaacgattgaaattggaatttcatcagaagtttta
The Triticum dicoccoides isolate Atlit2015 ecotype Zavitan chromosome 3A, WEW_v2.0, whole genome shotgun sequence genome window above contains:
- the LOC119267386 gene encoding FBD-associated F-box protein At4g10400-like; this translates as MAASVEQVLGWFPGIEAITRIRVASLSAVPGYAGEDRISALQDHLLRDIVSRLPVKDAARTAALASRWRHLWRSTPLVMYDAHLLPAGDPARVAAVARILADHPGPFRTISITCCNFASHERELAEWPRLLAAKGVQDLVLVNKPADDERLPVVPADILRCASLRRLFMGFWTFPDTGVSPPGGGADGFPHLRELTLFGTDDMLGGDLDRLLASSPVLDTLALVLSPTCERVHLRSQSLKCVLLWEYFLKEVLVMDAPLLERLILWKTIDGEDEPVAVRVSIADAPKLRVLGYLEPRIHQLQIGENVIKPDTMVSPSTVFPSVKTLALKVNFGVFEEVKMLASVLRCFPEVDRLHIESVTADEPTGMHHAEFWQEVHPIECVKSHVKKVVIHEFRGKQGENEFLKFVSSSAEKLRSLLVVITQEMFASAWDFSISLPNEVNEVIVKAGALTRGAWACEDCQLVVAGPKVVDGWNFRRAFDPCVKDPFR
- the LOC119267387 gene encoding MAPK kinase substrate protein At1g80180-like; amino-acid sequence: MAGLQRSSRTFRRSGSSGMVWGERLMSDEHSQWTSGEPEFRELRHSRSVGSVGAQRRRNDGTERGGQAFRTRRVAPAMDPPSPKVPGCIFCGIFRKTAPSQPSKARRYH